The proteins below are encoded in one region of Paramisgurnus dabryanus chromosome 2, PD_genome_1.1, whole genome shotgun sequence:
- the snai3 gene encoding zinc finger protein SNAI3 — MPRSFLVKKHLTNKKPDYGVLESKKHEVMNTESSSTKLKPLHHEPTFPAPPHVFTAPSSSLRMNPINLGMYHPSLPMDSPALALPYPVPLRDMQPVLPTPEFTQSFQRFHRNPEDKVPLSQSEAGTASSVQERRDGCLDRHKSYFTFSSMSKQRKLHCEWQCQKYFSCKYCDKEYASLGALKMHIRTHTLPCVCKLCGKAFSRPWLLQGHIRTHTGEKPFSCPHCSRAFADRSNLRAHLQTHSEIKKYQCKNCFKTFSRISLLSKHEEAGCCPMS; from the exons ATGCCAAGATCTTTCCTGGTGAAAAAACACCTTACCAACAAGAAGCCTGACTATGGTGTGCTGGAGTCAAAAAAACACG AGGTGATGAACACAGAATCTTCAAGCACCAAACTCAAACCGCTGCACCATGAACCAACGTTTCCTGCACCACCTCATGTGTTCACCGCACCGAGCAGCTCTTTGAGGATGAACCCTATTAATTTAGGGATGTACCACCCAAGCCTGCCCATGGACAGCCCAGCTCTGGCTCTCCCTTACCCCGTACCCCTCCGAGACATGCAGCCTGTTCTCCCGACGCCGGAGTTTACCCAATCATTCCAGCGTTTCCACAGAAATCCAGAAGATAAAGTGCCATTGTCCCAATCAGAAGCTGGCACCGCAAGCAGCGTCCAGGAGCGACGTGATGGGTGTTTGGACCGTCACAAATCTTACTTTACCTTCTCTAGTATGAGCAAACAGAGGAAGCTGCATTGTGAGTGGCAATGCCAAAAGTACTTTAGCTGTAAATACTGCGACAAGGAGTACGCCAGTCTCGGGGCGCTGAAGATGCACATCCGCACGCATACGCTGCCTTGTGTGTGCAAACTCTGCGGAAAGGCCTTCTCCAGGCCATGGTTACTTCAAGGACACATTCGCACACACACAG GTGAAAAGCCGTTCTCCTGCCCGCACTGCAGTCGTGCATTTGCTGACCGCTCAAACCTTCGTGCACATCTACAAACCCACTCTGAGATCAAGaaatatcagtgcaaaaactgCTTTAAGACTTTCTCCAGGATATCACTTCTGTCAAAGCACGAGGAAGCAGGCTGCTGCCCAATGTCCTGA